The sequence below is a genomic window from Vibrio spartinae.
AAATTCCCTTCAGTGTGTTCCACTCGGTAGTTTTCCATCTTAAATAGTTTGTCCGTAAGTAAACGGACAATGTCTGAGAGCATATAAGGAGAACCTGAAACAAGTTTATCTTGGTAGCGTTGTCGGTATACTCCATCTGCGAGACCAATCCCATGTACATCCATGGAGTATCGCGATTGTTTCAGTCCCATTGTCCGTAGAAGAGCATCAGGATCGATGCTCCATTGCTTACGCCACTGGAGTAAAGAGACATCCTCTGCATCATGAGCCCCGTCTTCTGAAAATAGAGTCTGGCGACACTTGTACTCTAAGTAATCGGTGACGAGAGCGTGAAAAACATTGGATGGTAAAACCGTAAACCAACTGACGAAGCCAAACATCACCCTCCTCAACAGATTGTCTTGCTCCAAAACAGATATTTCCTCATCCTTAGGTTGGGTGAGGCGAGGAGACCAATACGCCATCCTGTCATATTGACCGATCAGTTTAGCAATGGCATCCACTTGGTCATTTTCCTCATCTCGTTCAACAATAAGCAATAAAGTGTTGTTGCTTGACGTTAGGGCATCAGACAGCTGCTTCAGGTTTTCTCTGGTTTCAATAAAACGTCGGAATGCTTTTAAATCATCTACCACCAATTTGACAAACTGTGAAGTATCGCTATAAAAACGCTTACTGAAATTTAAGTAGTGCTGACACTGAATGAAAGGGGGTTGCTCGCTATACTGGCTGTTTGACTCCTCCTCAATCAGGTTCGCGATCGCCTCTGAGATATAGTAATAATTGTCGCGATTAGACTCGATTACTATCCAGTTGGCACTTTTGTAAAAACAGCGCCGACCATTAAGCAAGGAACAGTCTTCAAACGTCATATTGTTGTTCTTTTTTGGAAATGGGAGAACCCTTATAGGGTTTTTAAAATGTTCGGGAAGTATTCCCCACTCCCCTTGGGAATGACTCTGGTGATAATGAACCTGAGCATTCCCTGTAATCACCTGATGGTTTCCTGATATTTGCTCCTGCCGACCATGAACAACTGTTTGCGCCTCAGACGTTTCCACAAAAGCTTCTCCGCATCCCCCTTCACTATCGCATTTTAACGTTTCTTCTTGCTGATCAACTGGGAGATTTGTTCTGTTACCTGAATCTTGCTCGTCACTCATTTTCATCCCACCCCGATTAATATTTGTTATCATGAATAATGGTCACATGCCCTCCCGTTATCACTTCCTGATTACCTGTGATAATCTGCTGATCTCCATAAATCACATTTTGGCATCCTACATGTGTATTTGGCTCTGAGCGCTGTTGCTGCCCCATAGAATCGCCTTCCCCCGGTCTATTGCTATCAGCCCGATTGCCATGATCTGGAATAGTCTGCCGGACAGATTCCCCTTCCACATACCAACCAAGAGCGTGAAAGAAAATTTGAGCACAATTTCCCCAAGTATAATGCGCAAGCTCTGATTTGAGTTTCAGGGCTTTCTTTCTTGCACCAAGAGTATCTCGGGCGATTTCTATCACCGCTTTGCTTATGTTATGAAGATCATGATCAGAGAAATAAGGTGCGGTCACCTGACCGCCAATATCGACTGGCCAAGTGAAACCACTGGCAAACTCCGCGTGGTTCTCTTTGAGCAGTTGATAAACCCCGCTATTTCGGCTGAGAATCACCGGTACACCAGCAGCGATCGCTTCCCAGGCCACTAGGCCAAATCCTTCATGCCATGAAGGCATCGCAGCGGCTGAAGCCAACCTCAGTTCTTCCAATACCACTGCTCTTTCCGTCGCGTAGGGCAAAGGATTTATATTTATCACCCTGCCCGCATAATCGGCTGCAAATTGCTTTAAAGATTTCTCCGATTGCACAAAATCATCTTCTGCACCCGGATCAAAATCCACTCCTCTTAAGATCAGCTTGGGATGGGTCAGATTTTCTGGAAACTGATGCTGCATTGCCTGTTTTACACTTGAAGCAAACGCAGCCACAGCTAACTGGCCCTGTTTCAATTTTGAAGTATCAATACTTAATCGACCACTAACATACAGTGAAAAGGTTTTTCTGATATGACTTCGGGGGGAAATGTCAGCTAAACCCGGCACCAGCATATGGACATCATCGGTATCCAGAAGATCGCTAAGTGCATCTCTCAGCAAAGGACCTACCGCAAATTTGACGTCAGCCTGTTCAAAGATGTGTTGTTGTATCCTACGCTTTGCTTCGGCTGACGCTGCGTTTTCTGCCACACTTTCATAATGCTCATAACTCATATGGTGAATAACGGAAGAGCGGATGTTGAGCTTCTGGCCAACTAAAATAGAGATCTCTCCCGTAATTCGATCATGCCCCAAAATAATCGTCCGATCTCTATTGAGCTGCACATCCAGCTGTTTGAGCTTGCTCACAACTATGTCCACTGCGTCTTCAGGATCGATGTCATAAGGTGCTACAACTAGCCTGATATTGTTCTTCGCAGCATTCGAAATGTCTTCCTTTGTCGCTTTTAAAACAACGCAAATAACCTGCACTTCATCCTGATAGAACTCTTTTATGCCGCCCAAAAAATCAGTGTTAAACGCGTTAATTCCACCTCTCGTATACCCCCAACTACTGGCGAAAGAGATAAGTGTGTAACCTCCTTTCATAGATCCCTCTTTAATGCAAACAATTTTAAAGCCTGACACCTAACAATATATTTAATATATGACATCAGTCCAGAATATTATTACAATTACTTGCTGTTCGTCATGTTGTATAGAGAGTGTTAATCATGCTCCACTGGAAGCAGTGACTCTAGCGCTATCAAATCCGTCAGAGTATGGATCTTCGAGGAGTTTGCTGGAATAATTGTTCCACAGTTTAAAATCTGAATGAGTATCAGAAGTGGGTTACTCATCGTTCTGGAAGCAAAACAAGATATCAGCTACTACCTGATGAACGACCACCAATTCTCTGGCGTCGTCCTAAACACCCTATCGATGTTATTCCAACATAGGCTGGACTTAGCCGTATTGGCCGAGACGAAATAAGCAACCATCTCCGTGCTATTTAAAAAGCCATATGCCGATGCTGTAGGCATGGCAAAAATACTGGGCGGTAACACGTTAAAATCGATAAGTGTTGTCCCAGTGAAAGGTAAAAAATTGAAGGTATGAGATTGGGCTCAATGGTTCCGGCACTAAATCTAGGGTGAGTCTGAGCAGTCGTCAGCGGCCTATCGTAATATGCAGGAATAACTGATTGCTCATGGTGATTTGTCGGTAGACGGTGAGAAGATTACATCAACCAGTAAAGCCCTAATACCCAAAAACGCAGGTCTGGAAATTCAACAAAATTTACAACTGCTTGTGCTGAAAACTGCTTGTGCTGAAAGATGTTAACTCAGATGCAGCTCAGTTTATCAAGAACAATCATAAGCTGATTGATAA
It includes:
- a CDS encoding glycosyltransferase; translation: MKGGYTLISFASSWGYTRGGINAFNTDFLGGIKEFYQDEVQVICVVLKATKEDISNAAKNNIRLVVAPYDIDPEDAVDIVVSKLKQLDVQLNRDRTIILGHDRITGEISILVGQKLNIRSSVIHHMSYEHYESVAENAASAEAKRRIQQHIFEQADVKFAVGPLLRDALSDLLDTDDVHMLVPGLADISPRSHIRKTFSLYVSGRLSIDTSKLKQGQLAVAAFASSVKQAMQHQFPENLTHPKLILRGVDFDPGAEDDFVQSEKSLKQFAADYAGRVININPLPYATERAVVLEELRLASAAAMPSWHEGFGLVAWEAIAAGVPVILSRNSGVYQLLKENHAEFASGFTWPVDIGGQVTAPYFSDHDLHNISKAVIEIARDTLGARKKALKLKSELAHYTWGNCAQIFFHALGWYVEGESVRQTIPDHGNRADSNRPGEGDSMGQQQRSEPNTHVGCQNVIYGDQQIITGNQEVITGGHVTIIHDNKY